Proteins co-encoded in one Leucobacter exalbidus genomic window:
- a CDS encoding exodeoxyribonuclease III yields MRIATWNVNSIRTRVGRVVDWLVREDIDVLAMQEIKCRPDQFPVEAFERAGYHLELHGLNQWNGVAFASRHEMTDVAREFDGMPGFGKPIKGQEDVQGTGPNDLPLEARALGVTVGDLRLWSLYVPNGRGIDDPHFAYKLEWLAALRRNTEAWLEEDPDLALALMGDWNIAPLEADMGDPSFTVGKSTHVSAVEREMFESFTPLVDDVVRPIVPEGFTFWDYKAGRFPKDEGMRIDFIMAAPGFADAVTGASIHRDERRGDGPSDHVPVVADIEPSLLGGTFEDEYDRPMVF; encoded by the coding sequence ATGCGCATCGCCACTTGGAACGTCAACTCGATCCGTACTCGCGTCGGCCGCGTCGTCGACTGGCTCGTTCGCGAAGACATCGACGTACTCGCCATGCAAGAGATCAAGTGCCGCCCCGATCAATTTCCCGTCGAAGCTTTTGAGCGCGCGGGCTACCACCTCGAGCTGCACGGCCTCAACCAGTGGAACGGTGTCGCCTTCGCGAGCCGCCACGAAATGACCGACGTCGCCCGCGAATTCGACGGCATGCCCGGCTTCGGCAAGCCCATCAAGGGACAAGAAGACGTGCAGGGCACCGGCCCCAACGACCTGCCACTCGAGGCCCGCGCCCTCGGCGTGACCGTGGGCGACCTGCGCCTGTGGAGCCTCTACGTGCCCAACGGGCGCGGCATTGACGACCCCCACTTCGCATACAAGCTCGAGTGGCTCGCGGCGCTGCGCCGCAACACCGAGGCGTGGCTTGAAGAGGACCCCGATTTGGCCCTCGCGCTCATGGGCGACTGGAACATCGCTCCGCTCGAAGCCGACATGGGTGACCCCTCGTTCACCGTCGGCAAGTCCACCCACGTCTCTGCCGTCGAGCGCGAGATGTTCGAATCGTTCACGCCGCTCGTGGATGACGTGGTGCGCCCGATCGTTCCCGAGGGATTCACCTTCTGGGATTACAAGGCCGGCCGCTTCCCCAAAGACGAGGGCATGCGCATCGACTTCATCATGGCCGCGCCAGGATTCGCTGACGCCGTCACCGGCGCCTCGATCCACCGCGACGAACGCCGCGGCGATGGCCCGAGCGACCACGTGCCCGTCGTCGCCGACATCGAACCGAGCCTGCTCGGCGGCACCTTTGAGGATGAGTACGACCGCCCCATGGTCTTCTAA
- a CDS encoding LCP family protein: MGKKLADGTQRSTFVRHGKLRRSKSWSNALRILLTTAIVVVLSGVATVSYAVWGLAKDIRTVELAGGPNGVGAGAESIDGALTILLVGSDSRQGQAIDDGEEGELNDVNLMLHVSADHQNATVVSFPRDLMVPFPSCPGPNGEPEYYSPMSEQQLNSAMMYGGLPCVAATLSELTGMPIPYAGLVTFDGVIGISNALGGVDVCLAQPIVDPNADLDLPAGMNNLVGMDALQFLRTRHGVGDGGDTSRISNQQIFMSAMLRKLKDGDTLSDPVKVYGLAKAGVENMTLSSNMASVQFMQSVAGTVKDIDLERINFVQYPSSSHPYEKGRLTPNYLDAETLFEVIQSGQPFEVASVGEGVEVEGEGDPAVDPATDPAVDPAAEPDPAVDPATDPAVDPAAEPDPAVDPATDPAAEPAPVEDSGPIKLPENITGQQASSATCSLGRTVF, from the coding sequence ATGGGCAAGAAACTCGCTGACGGAACACAGCGTTCAACGTTTGTGCGTCACGGCAAACTGCGCCGGTCAAAGAGCTGGAGCAATGCACTGCGCATCCTGCTGACGACCGCAATTGTGGTGGTGCTCAGCGGCGTCGCCACGGTGTCATACGCGGTGTGGGGCCTGGCGAAAGACATTCGCACGGTCGAACTCGCGGGTGGCCCCAACGGAGTGGGCGCCGGCGCCGAATCAATCGACGGCGCACTCACGATTCTGCTCGTGGGCTCAGACTCGCGGCAGGGTCAAGCCATCGATGATGGCGAAGAGGGCGAACTCAATGATGTGAACCTGATGCTGCACGTCTCGGCCGATCACCAGAACGCCACGGTTGTCAGCTTTCCGCGTGACCTCATGGTGCCGTTTCCGAGCTGCCCCGGCCCGAACGGTGAGCCCGAGTACTACTCGCCGATGAGTGAGCAGCAGCTCAACAGCGCGATGATGTACGGCGGGCTGCCGTGTGTGGCCGCCACGCTGTCTGAGCTGACCGGCATGCCGATTCCCTACGCTGGGCTCGTCACCTTTGACGGTGTGATTGGCATCTCGAACGCCCTCGGCGGCGTTGACGTGTGCTTGGCTCAGCCCATCGTTGACCCGAATGCAGATCTCGATCTGCCCGCGGGCATGAACAATCTTGTGGGCATGGATGCGCTGCAGTTCTTGCGCACCCGCCACGGCGTTGGCGACGGCGGCGACACCAGCCGCATCAGCAACCAGCAGATCTTCATGTCGGCGATGCTGCGCAAGCTGAAAGACGGCGATACGCTCTCTGACCCCGTGAAGGTGTACGGCCTCGCCAAGGCTGGCGTCGAGAATATGACGCTGTCGAGCAATATGGCGAGCGTGCAGTTCATGCAGTCGGTGGCTGGAACCGTTAAGGACATTGACCTCGAGCGCATCAACTTTGTGCAGTACCCGTCGTCTTCGCACCCGTACGAAAAGGGTCGCCTGACGCCGAACTACCTTGACGCCGAGACCCTGTTCGAGGTCATTCAGAGCGGCCAGCCGTTCGAGGTCGCCAGCGTGGGCGAAGGCGTTGAAGTCGAAGGCGAGGGCGACCCCGCTGTTGACCCTGCGACCGATCCCGCCGTTGACCCGGCCGCTGAGCCAGATCCTGCGGTTGACCCCGCAACTGATCCGGCTGTCGATCCCGCCGCAGAGCCAGATCCTGCGGTTGACCCTGCGACCGATCCCGCAGCCGAGCCTGCGCCGGTTGAGGATTCGGGCCCGATCAAGCTGCCCGAGAACATCACAGGCCAGCAGGCCAGCAGCGCGACCTGCTCGCTCGGGCGCACCGTCTTCTAG